A window of Bdellovibrio svalbardensis contains these coding sequences:
- a CDS encoding hydantoinase B/oxoprolinase family protein: MSYKVELFHSLLNDFLQGESALITIEGEVLAVRGKHPATYGTLSTAANIVGKYLKLQEGDIAVLNDPYSGGSTLDEMTFIMAVSEDLLWITRRPMTKSIKTGKSIEDEGLRIPPTPLLQNGKVNEVILSAMQAHPACPTDLGGATFADWIKAHFAEMILHAQKLHDTIEATGFEITGELIEEYVELSKNLAHQRISENASGETRVDIVLDSGELLRLNLEIHEGKIKMDFGGTSAAKTIHLTESAAFGTCFHTISRYYGFTEYANSGTFSALQVTKPAGCWLMAKYPASTLKGMTSGVAALQAAIELALTHIHTKREKAMSCYSPLTVQLQNGASHIVVNLQGGKGALASKDGDSAQVENLSIEMIERELPLRVIRADRRQSSGGKGKYSGGRGLIFKVEALEDIEATWLSDLTLHRPRITKNCSHGDPCEISLDSQGTNKVLPVLGTQKILKGDILTLCSGSGGGFGKAE; this comes from the coding sequence ATGTCTTACAAAGTTGAACTCTTCCACTCTTTACTGAATGACTTTCTTCAGGGTGAATCCGCACTGATCACTATTGAAGGCGAAGTGCTGGCTGTGCGCGGAAAACACCCTGCGACCTATGGTACTCTTTCCACTGCGGCTAACATCGTTGGAAAATATTTAAAACTTCAAGAAGGCGATATCGCGGTCTTGAATGATCCTTACAGCGGCGGCAGCACTTTGGATGAAATGACTTTCATCATGGCTGTTTCTGAAGATCTTCTGTGGATCACTCGTCGCCCGATGACGAAGTCGATCAAAACCGGCAAATCGATCGAAGATGAAGGCTTGCGCATTCCTCCGACTCCCCTTTTACAAAATGGCAAAGTTAACGAAGTCATTCTTTCTGCGATGCAGGCTCATCCGGCGTGTCCTACAGATTTGGGTGGGGCAACCTTTGCAGATTGGATCAAAGCGCATTTTGCAGAGATGATTTTGCACGCGCAAAAACTGCATGACACGATTGAAGCCACTGGATTTGAAATCACGGGCGAGTTGATTGAAGAGTACGTTGAACTTTCCAAAAACCTGGCGCATCAACGAATTTCTGAAAATGCTTCCGGCGAAACTCGCGTTGATATCGTTCTGGATAGCGGTGAGTTACTACGACTCAACCTTGAGATTCATGAAGGTAAGATCAAAATGGACTTCGGTGGCACCTCCGCTGCTAAGACCATTCATCTGACTGAAAGCGCGGCTTTCGGGACTTGCTTCCATACCATCAGTCGCTATTACGGTTTCACTGAGTATGCAAACTCTGGCACCTTCTCGGCCTTGCAAGTGACTAAGCCTGCAGGCTGTTGGTTGATGGCGAAATATCCAGCCTCCACCTTGAAAGGTATGACTTCCGGGGTTGCGGCCTTACAGGCGGCGATTGAGTTGGCATTGACCCATATTCACACTAAAAGAGAAAAAGCGATGTCTTGCTACAGTCCTTTGACCGTGCAATTACAAAATGGCGCTTCTCATATTGTCGTGAATCTTCAGGGGGGCAAAGGTGCTCTTGCCAGCAAAGATGGCGATTCGGCTCAAGTTGAAAATCTCTCTATTGAAATGATCGAAAGAGAACTTCCTCTGCGCGTGATCCGCGCGGACCGCCGTCAATCTTCTGGCGGCAAAGGTAAATACTCTGGTGGCCGTGGTTTGATTTTCAAAGTGGAAGCCCTGGAAGACATCGAAGCCACTTGGCTTTCTGATCTGACATTGCACAGACCTCGCATCACCAAGAATTGCTCGCATGGCGATCCTTGTGAGATTTCTTTGGACTCTCAAGGAACCAACAAGGTCCTTCCAGTCCTGGGAACACAAAAGATTCTTAAAGGCGATATCCTGACACTTTGCTCTGGCAGCGGCGGCGGATTCGGCAAAGCCGAGTAG
- a CDS encoding lipid-binding SYLF domain-containing protein → MKASHWSTGFLFVTLLIASLSASAADKEQQRQAIRKISQQILSQLYKAQPAAKKHIQSSAGYAVFSNFGMKILFAGGGSGQGMAVNQATKKETFMKMVEVQAGLGFGVKKFRLVFVFENQSTLKSFISSGWEAGAQTTAAAKSGSTGAAYQGALSVSPGVWLYQMTEQGLAAEATIKGTKYYKNDDLN, encoded by the coding sequence ATGAAAGCCTCCCATTGGTCTACTGGATTCCTATTTGTAACTCTGTTAATTGCAAGCCTTTCAGCTTCGGCAGCTGATAAAGAACAGCAACGGCAAGCGATAAGAAAAATCAGCCAACAAATTCTGTCACAACTCTACAAAGCTCAACCAGCTGCCAAAAAGCATATTCAATCCTCTGCGGGCTACGCGGTCTTTAGTAACTTCGGAATGAAAATATTATTCGCGGGTGGCGGCTCTGGCCAAGGCATGGCCGTGAACCAAGCCACCAAAAAAGAAACCTTTATGAAAATGGTCGAAGTTCAGGCGGGCTTGGGATTTGGTGTAAAAAAATTCCGGCTCGTGTTTGTTTTTGAAAATCAGTCCACCCTCAAGTCCTTCATCTCATCGGGATGGGAGGCCGGAGCACAAACCACGGCCGCTGCGAAGAGTGGCTCCACAGGGGCCGCTTATCAAGGAGCCCTATCGGTGTCCCCTGGTGTCTGGCTTTACCAAATGACAGAACAGGGGTTGGCTGCCGAAGCAACAATTAAGGGGACCAAATACTATAAGAATGATGACTTGAACTGA
- the msrA gene encoding peptide-methionine (S)-S-oxide reductase MsrA gives MRHFKVLMTLFSVILFSGFSVFAKTSSPQSESKSEGKKGGRVSIETSYLAGGCFWGMEDLLRKIPGVTDVTVGYMGGNVKNATYNIVKLGASGHAETVKIDFDPAKLKYEDLLLNFFKMHDPTTENRQGNDVGTQYRSEIFYTSEEQKATAEKVRARVDKSGAWGKPVVTKIEKAGEFWKAEDYHQDYLVKNPGGYTCHYIRPLTF, from the coding sequence ATGAGACACTTCAAAGTTCTGATGACTTTATTTTCTGTGATCCTATTTTCCGGGTTCAGTGTTTTTGCAAAAACATCCAGCCCGCAAAGTGAAAGCAAGAGTGAAGGCAAGAAAGGTGGCCGCGTGAGTATTGAAACTTCTTATTTAGCTGGTGGTTGTTTTTGGGGTATGGAGGATCTTCTTCGCAAAATCCCTGGAGTGACTGATGTGACCGTTGGCTACATGGGTGGCAACGTCAAGAATGCCACATACAACATCGTTAAACTGGGCGCCTCCGGCCATGCTGAGACCGTCAAGATCGACTTCGATCCAGCGAAATTGAAATACGAAGACCTGCTGCTTAACTTCTTTAAGATGCATGATCCAACGACAGAAAATCGCCAAGGCAATGACGTCGGCACTCAGTACCGTAGTGAGATCTTCTATACTTCGGAAGAACAAAAGGCTACGGCTGAAAAAGTCAGAGCTCGCGTCGATAAGTCCGGAGCTTGGGGCAAACCTGTGGTCACTAAAATAGAAAAGGCCGGGGAATTCTGGAAAGCCGAAGATTACCACCAGGATTACTTAGTTAAAAATCCTGGCGGCTACACTTGTCATTACATTCGTCCGTTGACGTTCTAG
- a CDS encoding HNH endonuclease signature motif containing protein, giving the protein MDVKILSNSELMVRFGKLVQTERKITHLVLECIAEIDCRKIYLERAYPSLYEFLVKEFGYSPSSAVRRIESARLLRELPEMSEKIEAGALNLSQLSKVQQAIRTVQKIEDRTMDAEEKRELLGKIEYTTQNQTELILAQELSLPFVTEQREQIHRDESVTLSITFSKEQFALLQQVQDLISHNVPTKKWAEVMTYLAQQETKRRTLVKRSTRASQKSSSTSKTEISGSERKAIRTNLRKSIFANGNCCEYQDPVTKKICGGTRFLQIDHIQPVWAGGDNSSENLRVLCARHNSLKYAKESGQHPLRR; this is encoded by the coding sequence ATGGACGTCAAAATTCTTTCAAATTCAGAGCTGATGGTACGATTTGGGAAGCTGGTGCAAACGGAGCGCAAGATCACTCATTTGGTTTTGGAATGCATTGCGGAAATTGACTGTCGGAAAATCTATCTGGAAAGAGCATATCCAAGTCTTTATGAATTCCTGGTGAAGGAGTTTGGATACAGCCCCTCTTCGGCGGTTCGCAGAATTGAATCGGCTCGTCTTCTTCGGGAGCTTCCAGAGATGTCAGAAAAAATTGAGGCTGGAGCTTTAAACTTATCACAGCTTTCAAAAGTTCAGCAGGCGATCCGCACTGTTCAAAAAATTGAAGATCGAACTATGGATGCTGAAGAAAAGCGGGAGCTTCTTGGCAAGATTGAATATACCACGCAAAATCAAACAGAGCTGATCTTGGCGCAAGAACTTTCTTTGCCATTTGTGACTGAACAGCGGGAGCAAATTCACAGAGATGAGTCGGTCACTCTGTCGATCACCTTCAGCAAAGAACAATTCGCATTACTCCAACAAGTTCAAGATTTGATCTCCCACAATGTTCCTACCAAGAAATGGGCCGAAGTCATGACCTATCTGGCACAACAAGAAACGAAACGTAGAACTTTGGTTAAAAGGTCCACCCGTGCTTCGCAAAAGTCTTCATCCACTTCAAAGACAGAAATCTCTGGCTCAGAACGAAAAGCGATTCGAACCAACTTGCGAAAGTCCATTTTTGCCAACGGGAATTGTTGTGAATATCAAGATCCTGTCACTAAGAAGATTTGCGGCGGCACTCGCTTTTTGCAAATAGACCACATCCAACCGGTATGGGCCGGTGGCGACAATAGTTCTGAAAATTTAAGGGTACTGTGTGCTCGTCATAACAGTTTGAAATACGCCAAGGAGTCTGGACAACACCCGCTACGGAGGTAA
- the ilvA gene encoding threonine ammonia-lyase — MKVSLEDIKKARETIKDIINTTELSHSISASKLLGSEVYFKYENTQRTGSFKFRGAFNKISNLTAEEKSRGVVASSAGNHAQGVALSATLAGVKATIVMPVNCSISKASATRSYGAEVVLKGEIYDEAYEHAQSLEKQFGYTFVHPYQDPFVIAGQGTIGIEILEKIPDLDCVIVPIGGGGLISGVALAVKSINPKCRVIGVQSDRSPGMACLYNKQTVDQAKKRAATIADGIAIKNPSALMYENFISKYVDEVVTVSDDEIAEAIVFLMERTKTVAEGSGAAAMAAAMHRGLNLGKKCCVIISGGNIDLNIVSKIIDRGQILRGRLCELSVIVDDLPGNLSRLTSAIATEKANVLEVRHDRVSQGLSLRETRIDFTLETTSIEHVERIKRALEATGAKII; from the coding sequence ATGAAAGTTTCCTTAGAAGATATCAAAAAAGCTCGCGAGACGATTAAAGACATTATCAACACCACTGAGTTGAGCCACTCAATCAGCGCGAGCAAACTTCTGGGAAGCGAAGTCTACTTTAAGTACGAAAACACTCAGCGCACTGGAAGCTTTAAATTCCGGGGCGCCTTCAATAAAATTTCAAATCTAACGGCGGAAGAAAAATCGCGCGGTGTGGTGGCAAGCTCTGCTGGCAATCACGCACAGGGCGTGGCCTTGTCTGCGACTCTTGCCGGAGTAAAGGCGACCATCGTGATGCCGGTAAACTGTTCGATCAGTAAAGCCAGCGCGACACGCTCTTATGGGGCTGAGGTGGTGCTTAAAGGTGAAATCTATGATGAGGCCTATGAGCATGCACAAAGCCTTGAGAAGCAATTTGGTTACACCTTCGTTCACCCTTACCAAGATCCTTTTGTGATCGCGGGACAGGGGACCATCGGCATCGAGATTCTGGAGAAAATTCCTGATCTGGATTGCGTGATTGTGCCAATCGGTGGTGGGGGTTTGATCAGCGGCGTGGCCTTGGCGGTGAAGTCGATCAATCCAAAGTGCCGCGTGATCGGTGTGCAAAGTGATCGCTCGCCAGGTATGGCTTGTCTTTACAACAAGCAAACAGTCGATCAAGCAAAGAAACGTGCCGCAACGATTGCCGATGGTATCGCAATTAAAAATCCATCCGCGTTGATGTATGAAAATTTCATTTCAAAATATGTCGATGAAGTGGTGACGGTCAGTGATGACGAGATCGCAGAGGCCATTGTGTTTTTGATGGAAAGAACCAAAACGGTCGCCGAAGGTTCTGGAGCTGCCGCAATGGCAGCAGCCATGCACCGTGGTTTGAATCTGGGAAAAAAATGCTGCGTGATCATCAGCGGTGGCAACATTGATTTGAACATCGTCAGCAAAATTATCGATCGCGGTCAGATCCTGCGTGGTCGCCTGTGCGAACTGTCTGTGATCGTCGATGACCTTCCAGGAAATCTCAGTCGTTTGACTTCAGCTATCGCTACTGAAAAAGCCAACGTCTTGGAAGTGCGCCATGACCGTGTCTCACAAGGTTTGTCTCTGCGTGAAACACGCATTGACTTCACCCTTGAGACGACCAGCATCGAACACGTCGAAAGAATCAAACGCGCCCTCGAGGCAACCGGCGCAAAAATCATTTAG
- the tpiA gene encoding triose-phosphate isomerase, with translation MKKIFAANWKLHKTPAETRAFFKSFKEVSAKATGELVFFPSAISLEAACDTVKGSNIHIGAQNCYAQNQGAFTGENSAQVVKELGGDYILIGHSERRQLFGETDGLIAEKVAMVQNLGLTPMLCIGETLQEREAAHTFRVLETQLLLGLAKADKSKPLVIAYEPVWAIGTGKVATPEQVAETHTDVHGILTKLGFTAPILYGGSVKADNAPTLIAQPHVSGFLVGGASLEVDSFIKIATV, from the coding sequence ATGAAAAAGATTTTCGCAGCCAATTGGAAATTGCATAAAACTCCTGCTGAAACGCGCGCCTTCTTTAAATCATTTAAAGAGGTTTCTGCCAAAGCCACTGGCGAATTGGTCTTCTTCCCGTCTGCCATTTCTTTGGAAGCGGCTTGCGATACCGTCAAAGGATCCAACATTCATATCGGTGCACAAAATTGTTATGCACAAAACCAAGGGGCCTTCACTGGCGAAAACTCTGCCCAGGTCGTGAAAGAACTTGGTGGTGATTATATTCTGATTGGTCACAGCGAACGCCGTCAGCTTTTTGGCGAAACCGATGGCTTGATTGCAGAAAAAGTGGCCATGGTTCAAAATCTGGGACTGACTCCGATGCTTTGTATTGGTGAAACCCTGCAAGAGCGCGAAGCCGCACACACCTTCCGTGTTCTTGAAACACAACTCCTTCTTGGACTTGCGAAAGCTGATAAATCCAAACCCCTCGTGATCGCTTATGAACCGGTGTGGGCAATTGGTACGGGTAAAGTAGCGACTCCGGAACAAGTGGCGGAAACTCACACAGACGTTCATGGCATTCTCACAAAACTCGGCTTCACGGCTCCTATTTTGTATGGCGGCAGTGTGAAGGCCGACAATGCTCCAACCTTGATTGCTCAACCTCATGTGAGTGGCTTCTTGGTGGGCGGCGCCTCCCTGGAAGTAGATTCATTTATCAAGATCGCCACTGTTTAA
- a CDS encoding phosphoglycerate kinase, which yields MAIIAPLGLKGIKTVRDFELEGKVVFLRLDLNVPMANGKITDENRITASLPTIQYCMEKGAKIVMASHLGRPKSKEDKEFSLEPVAKRLQELLNAEVILVEEPDSDAPVHLLPSLKKNQLILLENVRFEEGETKDSIEFAQKIANYAEIYINDAFGASHRAHATIHALPSVMKEKGIGFLIEKEINMLDSLLVNPKRPYIAVMGGAKVSDKIAVIERLMDVVDGFVIGGAMAYTFLKGQGLAVGKSLVEADKVKFAKEMIERIEARDKTILLPVDHVAAKAFNDVASAHVTRDVVIPEDEMGLDIGPQTIRNYSAALKSAGTIFWNGPMGVFENPAFAKGTFGVAQAIADNAEATKIVGGGDSAAAAEASGLAGKMTHISTGGGASLEYLQGDKLPGLEILRTRIRG from the coding sequence ATGGCAATTATTGCACCTTTGGGTCTTAAGGGTATCAAAACAGTTCGTGATTTCGAACTGGAAGGAAAAGTGGTTTTCCTTCGTCTTGATTTGAACGTGCCAATGGCCAACGGAAAAATCACAGATGAAAACCGCATCACAGCCTCTTTGCCTACAATTCAGTATTGCATGGAAAAGGGCGCGAAGATCGTTATGGCTTCGCACTTGGGTCGTCCCAAATCTAAAGAAGACAAAGAGTTTTCTCTGGAGCCTGTGGCGAAACGTCTGCAAGAGCTTTTGAATGCAGAAGTGATCTTGGTTGAAGAGCCGGATTCAGATGCACCAGTTCATCTTTTGCCTTCTTTGAAAAAGAACCAGTTGATCCTTCTTGAAAACGTTCGTTTTGAAGAAGGGGAGACGAAAGACTCTATCGAGTTCGCACAGAAAATTGCGAACTATGCAGAGATCTACATCAACGACGCATTCGGCGCTTCTCACCGCGCACACGCAACGATCCACGCTTTGCCTTCAGTGATGAAGGAAAAAGGTATTGGTTTCTTGATCGAAAAAGAAATCAATATGTTGGACTCTTTGTTGGTGAATCCAAAACGTCCGTATATTGCGGTGATGGGCGGAGCGAAAGTTTCCGACAAAATTGCAGTTATCGAAAGATTGATGGACGTCGTTGACGGTTTTGTTATCGGTGGTGCGATGGCTTACACATTCTTGAAGGGCCAAGGCCTTGCGGTGGGTAAATCATTGGTGGAAGCTGATAAAGTTAAATTCGCCAAAGAAATGATCGAGCGTATTGAAGCTCGTGATAAAACAATTCTTCTTCCAGTGGATCACGTGGCAGCGAAAGCTTTCAATGATGTCGCGAGTGCTCATGTGACTCGTGATGTAGTGATCCCTGAAGATGAAATGGGTTTGGACATTGGACCTCAAACGATCAGAAATTATTCAGCAGCTTTGAAATCTGCGGGAACTATTTTCTGGAATGGTCCTATGGGAGTTTTCGAAAACCCAGCTTTTGCTAAAGGTACTTTCGGCGTTGCTCAAGCGATCGCTGACAATGCTGAGGCAACGAAAATCGTAGGTGGTGGTGATTCAGCTGCGGCGGCAGAAGCATCAGGCTTGGCTGGCAAAATGACTCACATCTCTACAGGTGGCGGAGCAAGTCTTGAATACCTTCAAGGTGATAAGCTTCCAGGTCTTGAGATTCTAAGAACTAGAATCCGCGGCTAA
- the gap gene encoding type I glyceraldehyde-3-phosphate dehydrogenase — translation MSKLRVGINGFGRIGRVLFREGFEKFDIVGINSLDSLEGNAHLLKYDSAHGIFNADVATEGNNLVVNGKKVHVSKHRNPADVPWGDWGVDIVLECTGAFKNKEDFMHHIHAGAKRVLVSGPAEKGADITMVYGINHESYDPSKHHVVSNASCTTNCLAPLAKVLNDTFGIEHGTMMTVHSYTNDQKILDAPHSDMRRARAAAVSMIPTTTGAAKNVGLVLPELKGRIDGISVRVPTPNVSLVDFTFTAKKDVTKESVNEALIAASQGALKGILAVEKNELVSVDFNGNKHSSIVDLATTMVVGPRMVKVLSWYDNETGFSNRMVDVALYMAKKGL, via the coding sequence ATGTCTAAACTTCGTGTTGGTATTAACGGTTTCGGTCGTATTGGTCGCGTACTTTTCCGTGAAGGTTTCGAGAAATTCGATATCGTCGGAATTAACTCTTTGGACAGCCTTGAAGGCAACGCCCACCTTTTGAAGTACGACTCAGCTCATGGAATTTTCAACGCTGATGTTGCTACTGAAGGCAACAACTTGGTTGTGAACGGCAAAAAGGTTCACGTTTCTAAACATCGCAATCCTGCAGACGTTCCTTGGGGTGACTGGGGAGTCGACATCGTTCTTGAGTGCACAGGCGCATTTAAAAACAAAGAAGATTTCATGCATCACATCCACGCGGGTGCAAAACGCGTTTTGGTTTCAGGCCCTGCAGAAAAAGGCGCGGACATCACAATGGTTTACGGTATCAACCATGAATCATATGATCCGTCTAAGCACCATGTTGTTTCTAATGCTTCTTGCACAACAAACTGCTTGGCTCCTCTTGCAAAAGTATTGAACGACACATTCGGTATCGAACACGGTACTATGATGACAGTTCACTCTTACACGAACGACCAAAAAATCTTGGATGCTCCTCACTCTGATATGCGCCGTGCTCGTGCCGCTGCAGTCAGCATGATTCCAACAACAACAGGGGCTGCGAAAAACGTAGGACTTGTATTGCCAGAATTGAAAGGTCGTATTGACGGTATCTCGGTGCGTGTTCCAACTCCTAACGTGAGCTTGGTGGACTTCACTTTCACAGCTAAAAAAGATGTGACAAAAGAATCAGTAAACGAGGCTTTGATTGCAGCTTCTCAAGGCGCTTTGAAAGGCATCCTGGCAGTTGAGAAAAACGAACTTGTGAGCGTTGATTTCAACGGCAACAAGCACTCATCTATCGTAGACCTTGCAACAACAATGGTTGTGGGCCCACGCATGGTGAAAGTTCTTTCTTGGTACGACAATGAGACAGGCTTCTCAAACCGCATGGTTGACGTAGCTTTGTACATGGCGAAGAAAGGTCTGTAG
- a CDS encoding beta-sandwich domain-containing protein: MKKRMIVGALLVTTIAQTASVAHAVNKEDIGGVIGGLIGGLAGTQIGKGNGNTAAIIIGAVAGSMIGSKVGANMDENDRRAVAEAQRRALEGRLNNNCDWDGRSYGSRTGARGRVTSTREGYNQYTGEYCREYRSTIYLSDRTEDTRGIACTRRDGSWYETQETNIRWGGRDNGGGYGGNDVRPAPYNPAPTRPVPPPPAPVQQNREGSVQVSSISRRSGGEWVRVTLARPVSVDQLEVRALSAGVKVHAATVYTETGRQVNVREFDETPTFYAGDKAVSERLNLRERVTTVDINAEGMGGNPDILITVLSNEGRPSLSVSRY, translated from the coding sequence ATGAAAAAAAGAATGATCGTTGGTGCATTGCTTGTAACTACAATCGCTCAAACTGCAAGTGTTGCTCACGCTGTTAATAAAGAAGATATCGGTGGAGTCATCGGTGGTCTTATCGGCGGTCTCGCAGGGACCCAAATTGGTAAAGGAAATGGAAATACTGCAGCGATTATCATTGGCGCTGTTGCGGGTTCGATGATTGGCAGTAAAGTCGGCGCCAACATGGACGAAAATGATCGTCGTGCAGTGGCAGAAGCTCAACGCCGCGCCTTAGAGGGGCGTTTGAATAACAATTGTGACTGGGATGGACGTAGCTATGGTTCACGCACAGGTGCGCGTGGTCGTGTGACTTCAACTAGGGAAGGTTACAATCAATACACAGGCGAATATTGCCGTGAATATCGCAGCACAATTTATTTGAGTGACCGCACGGAAGACACTCGTGGTATCGCGTGTACTCGCCGTGATGGTTCTTGGTATGAAACTCAAGAAACCAACATCCGTTGGGGTGGCAGAGACAATGGCGGTGGCTACGGTGGCAACGACGTTCGCCCAGCTCCTTACAATCCGGCTCCGACTCGTCCAGTGCCTCCTCCTCCAGCTCCGGTTCAACAAAACCGCGAAGGTTCAGTGCAAGTTTCCAGCATTTCCCGCCGTTCTGGTGGCGAATGGGTTCGCGTGACTTTGGCTAGACCGGTTTCTGTGGATCAATTGGAAGTCCGTGCTTTGTCAGCGGGAGTTAAAGTCCATGCTGCAACGGTCTATACTGAGACTGGTCGCCAGGTGAATGTGCGTGAGTTTGATGAAACTCCAACTTTCTATGCTGGGGATAAGGCCGTGTCTGAAAGATTGAATCTTCGTGAGCGCGTTACGACTGTGGATATCAATGCGGAAGGTATGGGCGGCAACCCAGATATCTTGATCACGGTGCTTTCAAACGAAGGACGTCCTTCTTTGAGCGTCTCTCGCTACTAA
- a CDS encoding beta-sandwich domain-containing protein — protein MERRWLSGFLASIVLVQGVSVAQADEIVVDLPNPFDIGGEQQSLPQPLPPSPVQSEYVGTVQINSVSRKTGGTLLRVNLSPALALQRLEVKVLKSQVKIYESTLITATGQRIAVREFKETGVLKDTSTLVSENLNLTEAIMAIELRAESYQAESDLELKAISNAGVPRLSVQPREVVQPPAPPKQPTPPAPVPPQPPPPPTVPDRPPRYGNCLEDLCVGDRAFNIQRDYRQVEIVNITNGTFVLRFLDNGGQGAGWTRKDLAKMSGCNEKFCVGNQAYNISRDNRLVTVVGISPDGKLVLRFNDNGGVGGGWSSADLAMMSGCVSDICVGTQAVNIQRDYRRVTVVGIQADQRLLLRFDDNGGIGGGWSRADLAVMKGCVGQVCVGTMAYNIERDYRLTRVMAIQADGKFVLTFQDNGTSGGNWDFSSLALLTGCGNGFCVNDDVIVVSRNNRRARIAGIQMNGLYVLRFLDNGLVGGNWANSDLARPR, from the coding sequence GTGGAACGTCGTTGGCTATCGGGCTTTTTAGCCTCCATAGTATTAGTTCAGGGTGTGAGCGTCGCTCAGGCTGACGAAATCGTCGTCGACTTGCCCAATCCATTTGATATTGGTGGCGAACAGCAATCTCTCCCACAACCTCTTCCACCATCACCCGTACAGTCTGAATATGTCGGGACTGTTCAAATCAATTCTGTTTCACGAAAAACCGGTGGCACTTTGCTGCGCGTGAATCTATCGCCAGCGTTGGCTTTACAGCGTTTGGAAGTAAAAGTATTAAAAAGCCAAGTTAAAATCTACGAGTCTACATTGATCACTGCGACAGGGCAGCGAATCGCGGTCCGTGAGTTCAAAGAAACGGGTGTACTGAAAGACACCAGCACCTTGGTGTCAGAGAACTTAAATCTGACGGAAGCTATTATGGCTATTGAGTTGCGTGCCGAATCTTATCAGGCCGAATCCGATCTTGAATTGAAAGCTATTTCTAATGCCGGAGTTCCGCGTCTGAGTGTTCAACCTCGCGAAGTGGTGCAACCACCGGCACCACCGAAGCAGCCGACTCCTCCAGCTCCCGTTCCACCGCAACCACCACCTCCTCCTACGGTGCCGGACAGACCGCCTCGCTATGGAAACTGTTTGGAAGATCTGTGTGTGGGTGATCGCGCCTTTAATATTCAACGAGATTACCGTCAGGTAGAAATCGTGAATATCACGAATGGAACTTTCGTTCTTCGTTTTCTGGATAATGGAGGACAAGGAGCTGGTTGGACCCGCAAGGATCTTGCGAAGATGAGTGGTTGCAACGAGAAATTCTGCGTCGGAAACCAAGCTTACAATATCAGCAGAGATAATCGTCTGGTGACTGTGGTTGGAATTAGTCCTGACGGCAAACTCGTCCTGCGCTTTAACGACAATGGCGGCGTGGGCGGAGGCTGGAGCAGTGCTGACCTAGCGATGATGTCTGGTTGTGTGAGTGATATTTGCGTTGGCACTCAGGCCGTCAATATTCAAAGAGACTACCGACGTGTCACGGTTGTGGGCATTCAAGCTGATCAGCGTTTACTGCTGCGCTTTGATGATAATGGCGGAATCGGAGGCGGTTGGTCGCGTGCGGATTTAGCTGTGATGAAGGGCTGTGTGGGCCAAGTTTGTGTGGGCACGATGGCTTACAATATTGAAAGAGATTACCGCCTTACCCGCGTGATGGCGATTCAGGCTGATGGTAAGTTTGTCCTGACATTCCAGGATAATGGAACCAGTGGTGGCAATTGGGATTTCAGTAGCCTGGCTTTGTTGACGGGCTGTGGGAACGGCTTTTGCGTCAATGACGACGTTATTGTTGTCAGCAGAAACAATCGCAGAGCCCGTATTGCGGGAATTCAAATGAATGGCCTCTATGTATTGAGATTTCTTGATAATGGCTTGGTTGGTGGCAACTGGGCGAACAGTGACTTGGCGCGCCCTCGCTAG